From Mauremys reevesii isolate NIE-2019 linkage group 10, ASM1616193v1, whole genome shotgun sequence, the proteins below share one genomic window:
- the LOC120374091 gene encoding zona pellucida sperm-binding protein 2-like gives MWVVCVSAMRLPVLQPGWSFCRMWLLLLLGCLRVPLTTGVNSSMALDFPGTVSCHNDKMLIGFPKELGSNFWQVHVVDASGEEIVDCDYMVDHERLTLTALYVNCTRLEHDQHQLRIKLLLLNKTVGRNKNVTYSIGCDDLQADEVAPTTFTGATNCTKDFMAVVFPRLIPSFADEHMTTESQMAWILSIDDGTRTHRLSLWQAMQQGYTFLADSNNLIFQVSFGATGVTSYKQDNQMLYTVALKLSYGPPDQRLTVESRMICAPGPATCNSTHMTVAIPAFPGILSAVSIENRNIPMNELQANGIALDTQRGVKLHINRRILKSRLYEENCLGLQSYMASLRLTFNFHGEMVSMVTYPECPCDQHAPIAAVCTQDGYMDFEVLSERTKPALDLDTVRLRDPTCKPVFKSSSNDMVRFHVPLNKCGTRQRFEGERTIYENEVHALWVDLPPRRISRDSEFRLTVVCTYKSGGESLNMRISSLPPPVSSIKQGPLSLILLTYPDGSYLQPYSDDQYPIVKYLRQPIFLEVQVLNRNDPNIKLVLDDCWATTSQDPSSLPRWNIVVDGCDYELDNYRTAFHPVGLAVSYPNYRQRFEVKTFAFVSGDKALTSPVYFHCSALLCDKLHLDSPLCSPRCPQSGRSKRDVTQAENSGVASLPGPVIFVADEWPSTQEENQLTDEAWTTVAAATVILGLMVTALVSVAL, from the exons ATGTGGGTGGTTTGTGTCTCAGCCATGAGGTTGCCTGTTTTGCAGCCAGGCTGGTCCTTTTGCAGGATGTG GCTGCTTCTTTTACTAGGTTGCCTTAGAGTGCCCTTGACAACTGGTGTTAATAGTTCCATGGCTCTAGACTTCCCAG GGACAGTGTCTTGTCACAATGACAAAATGTTGATTGGGTTTCCCAAAGAGCTTGGAAGCAACTTCTGGCAGGTCCATGTAGTTG ATGCAAGTGGTGAAGAGATTGTTGACTGTGACTACATGGTGGATCATGAGAGGCTGACTCTAACTGCTCTGTATGTGAATTGCACCAGACTAGAG CATGACCAACACCAGCTGAGaataaagctgctgctgctcaacAAGACAGTTGGAAGGAACAAGAATGTAACCTACAGTATTGGCTGTGATGATCTTCAAGCAGATGAAGTTGCCCCTACTACTTTTACAGGAGCTACGAACTGTACTAAAGACTTCATGGCA GTTGTATTTCCAAGACTCATTCCCAGCTTTGCTGATGAACATATG ACTACAGAATCTCAGATGGCCTGGATACTGTCCATAGATGATGGAACAAGAACACATAGGCTAAGCCTTTGGCAAGCCATGCAGCAAGGATACACATTCTTAGCTGACAGCAACAACCTAATCTTCCAGGTTTCTTTTGGTGCTACTGGAGTCACCTCTTACAAG CAAGACAACCAGATGCTATATACTGTGGCACTTAAGCTCTCATATGGGCCTCCTGACCAGCGACTAACTGTAGAATCAAGAATGATCTGTGCACCAG GCCCAGCAACCTGTAACTCAACACACATGACTGTTGCCATCCCAGCTTTCCCAGGGATCCTCTCAGCTGTGAGTATAGAAAACAGAAACATTCCCATGAATGAACTCCAAGCAAATGGAATTGCTCTGGACACACAAAGAGGAGTGAAACTGCACATCAACAGAAGAATCCTGAAGTCCAGA CTATATGAGGAGAATTGCTTAGGACTTCAGTCATACATGGCCTCTCTAAGGCTAACTTTCAACTTCCATGGAGAAATGGTGTCAATGGTGACTTATCCAGAGTGTCCCTGTGACCAACATGCACCAATAG CTGCTGTATGCACTCAGGATGGCTACATGGACTTTGAAGTCCTCAGTGAGAGGACCAAACCAGCCCTAGACTTGGATACCGTCAGGCTAAGAGATCCTACATGCAAACCAGTCTTCAAGTCTTCCTCAAATGACATGGTTCGGTTTCATGTCCCACTGAACAAGTGTGGGACAAGGCAGAGG TTTGAAGGCGAGAGGACAATTTATGAGAATGAAGTGCATGCCTTGTGGGTAGATCTACCACCACGCAGGATTTCTAGGGACAGTGAATTCAG GCTGACAGTAGTGTGTACCTACAAAAGTGGTGGTGAATCACTGAACATGAGGATAAGCAGTCTCCCTCCTCCAGTTTCTTCAATAAAGCAGGGTCCTCTCTCCTTGATCCTGCTGACCTATCCAG ATGGCTCCTACTTGCAGCCCTACAGTGATGACCAGTACCCTATTGTGAAATATCTGCGGCAACCAATCTTCTTGGAAGTGCAAGTTCTGAACCGCAATGACCCCAACATCAAACTGGTATTGGATGACTGTTGGGCAACCACATCCCAAGATCCAAGCTCTCTGCCCCGGTGGAACATTGTGGTGGATGG GTGTGACTATGAACTGGACAACTACAGAACTGCATTTCATCCAGTGGGCCTAGCAGTCAGCTATCCCAACTATCGCCAGAGATTTGAAGTGAAGACCTTTGCCTTTGTCTCAGGTGACAAGGCTCTCACTAGCCCA GTGTACTTCCACTGCAGTGCTCTACTCTGTGACAAACTTCATCTGGATTCCCCTCTGTGTTCACCAAGATGTCCTCAGTCAGGCAGAAGCAAACGAG ATGTGACACAAGCAGAGAATTCTGGTGTAGCAAGCTTACCTGGTCCTGTTATCTTTGTAGCAGATGAATGGCCTTCAACCCAAG AAGAAAATCAACTGACAGATGAGGCATGGACCACTGTAGCAGCAGCTACTGTGATCCTTGGCCTGATGGTCACTGCACTAGTGTCAGTGgctctttaa
- the LOC120374090 gene encoding zona pellucida sperm-binding protein 2-like: MRLPVLQPGWSFFRMWLLLLLGCFIVPLTASVTSSMALDFPGTVSCHNDKMLIGFPRELGSNFWQVHIVDASGEEIVDCNYVVDHERLTLTALYLNCTRLEHDQHQLRLELLLNETIGRDKNVTYSIGCDALPADEVVPTIFTGATNCTKDFMAVVFPRLLPGFADEYTTTESQMAWILSIDDGTRTHRLSLWQAMQQGYTFLADSNNLIFQVSFGATGVTSYKQDNQMLYTVALKLSYGPPDQRLTVESRMICAPGPATCNSTHMTVAIPAFPGILSAVSIENRNIPMNQLQANGILLDARRGVKLHINRRILKSRPYEENCLGLQSYMASLRLTFNFHGEMVSMVTYPECPCEQHAPIAAVCTQDGYMDFEVLSERTKPALDLDTVRLRDPTCKPVFKSPSNDMVRFHVPLNKCGTRQRFEGERTIYENEVRALWADRPPRRISRDSEFRLTVVCTYKSGGESLNMRISSLPPPVSSINQGPLSLILLIYPDGSYLQPYSDDQYPIMKYLRQPIFLEVQVLNRNDPNIKLVLDDCWATASQDPSSLPRWNIVVDGCDYELDNYRTAFHPVGLAVSYPNYRQRFEVKTFAFVAGDKALTSLVYFHCSVLLCNRLHLDSPLCSPRCPVSARNKRDIVMQAKNSGVASLPGPVIIVADEWPSTQEETQLREAWTTVAIAATVILCLMATSLLSVALLNLKRTKAVMVNRLNDL, encoded by the exons ATGAGGTTGCCTGTATTGCAGCCAGGCTGGTCCTTTTTCAGGATGTG GCTGCTTCTTTTGCTTGGTTGCTTTATAGTGCCCTTGACAGCTAGTGTTACTAGCTCCATGGCTCTAGACTTCCCAG GGACAGTGTCTTGTCACAATGACAAAATGTTGATTGGGTTTCCCAGAGAGCTTGGAAGCAACTTCTGGCAGGTCCATATAGTTG ATGCAAGTGGTGAAGAGATTGTTGACTGTAACTACGTGGTGGATCATGAGAGGCTGACTCTAACTGCTCTGTATCTGAATTGCACCAGACTAGAG CATGACCAACACCAGCTGAGACTAGAGCTGCTGCTCAACGAGACCATTGGAAGGGACAAGAATGTAACCTACAGTATTGGCTGTGATGCTCTTCCAGCAGATGAAGTTGTCCCTACTATATTTACAGGCGCTACAAACTGTACTAAAGACTTCATGGCA GTTGTATTTCCAAGACTTCTTCCTGGTTTTGCTGATGAATACACG ACTACAGAGTCTCAGATGGCCTGGATACTGTCCATAGATGATGGAACAAGAACACACAGGCTAAGCCTTTGGCAAGCCATGCAGCAAGGATACACATTCCTAGCTGACAGCAACAACCTAATCTTCCAGGTTTCTTTTGGTGCTACTGGAGTCACCTCTTACAAG CAAGACAATCAGATGCTATATACTGTGGCACTCAAACTTTCATATGGGCCTCCTGACCAGCGACTAACTGTAGAATCAAGAATGATCTGTGCGCCAG GCCCAGCAACCTGTAACTCCACACACATGACTGTTGCCATCCCAGCTTTCCCAGGGATCCTCTCAGCTGTGAGCATAGAAAACAGAAACATTCCCATGAACCAACTCCAAGCAAATGGAATTCTTCTAGATGCAAGAAGGGGAGTGAAGCTGCACATCAACAGAAGAATCCTGAAGTCCAGA CCATATGAGGAGAACTGCTTAGGACTTCAGTCATACATGGCATCTCTAAGGCTAACTTTCAACTTCCATGGAGAAATGGTGTCAATGGTGACTTATCCAGAGTGTCCCTGTGAGCAACATGCACCAATAG CTGCTGTATGCACTCAGGATGGCTACATGGACTTTGAAGTCCTCAGTGAGAGGACCAAACCAGCCCTAGACTTGGATACCGTCAGGCTAAGAGATCCTACATGCAAACCAGTCTTCAAGTCTCCCTCAAATGACATGGTTCGGTTTCATGTCCCCCTGAACAAGTGTGGGACAAGGCAGAGG TTTGAAGGCGAGAGGACAATTTATGAGAATGAAGTGCGTGCCTTGTGGGCAGATCGACCACCACGCAGGATTTCTAGGGACAGTGAATTCAG GCTGACAGTAGTGTGCACCTACAAAAGTGGTGGTGAATCACTGAACATGAGGATAAGCAGTCTCCCTCCTCCAGTTTCTTCAATAAACCAGGGTCCTCTCTCCTTGATCCTGCTGATCTATCCAG ATGGCTCCTACTTGCAGCCCTACAGTGATGACCAGTATCCTATCATGAAATATCTGCGGCAACCAATCTTCTTGGAAGTGCAAGTTCTGAACCGCAACGACCCCAACATCAAACTGGTATTGGATGACTGTTGGGCAACAGCATCCCAAGATCCAAGCTCTCTGCCCCGGTGGAACATTGTGGTGGATGG CTGTGACTATGAATTGGATAACTACAGAACTGCATTTCATCCAGTGGGCCTGGCAGTCAGCTATCCCAACTATCGTCAGAGATTTGAAGTGAAGACCTTTGCCTTTGTAGCGGGTGACAAGGCTCTCACTAGCCTA GTATACTTCCACTGCAGTGTTCTACTCTGTAACAGACTTCATCTGGATTCCCCTCTGTGTTCACCAAGATGTCCTGTCTCGGCTAGAAACAAACGAG ATATTGTGATGCAAGCAAAGAACTCTGGTGTAGCAAGCTTACCTGGTCCTGTTATCATTGTAGCAGATGAATGGCCTTCAACCCAAG AAGAGACTCAACTGAGAGAAGCATGGACCACTGTTGCAATAGCAGCTACTGTGATCCTTTGCCTGATGGCCACTTCATTGCTGTCAGTGGCTCTCCTTAATCTGAAGAGGACAAAAGCTGTAATGGTAAACAGACTAAATGACTTGTGA